The following nucleotide sequence is from Pirellulales bacterium.
ACCCAGTCCGGTACCGGCGCTCTTCGTGGTGAAAAACGGTTCGCAGGCCCGGCGACGGACGTCGTCGTGCATGCCCGGCCCGCTGTCGGCCACCTCGAGCTCGAACCAATCGCGGCCCTCGAACGAGGTAATCACCAGCTCGCCACCGTCGGGCATCGCATCGATGGCATTGAGCGTGAGGTTCAGCACGACGCGCCGCAGCATGTCCGGATCGGCCCATGCCGTTTGCGCGAACGGCACGTCGACGGTCGTCTCGATGCCCTGCGAGCGCAACTGCGCGGCCAGGCCGCCCAGCACGTCTTCGACGAGCTTCCGCACCGGGCAGCGCTGCCGGCGCGGCTCGCGCTGGCCGGCGAAGTGCAACAGGTCGTTGACCGTCGCATCGAGCGACGTACACGCGCCGGCGATCTTCTCGACGATCGTCACGGCGCCGGGGTCGTCGGACAAACGCCGCTTGAGCAGGCTGAGATACAACGTGACGGGCATCAGGCCGTTGCGCACCTCGTGGGCCACGAGCGAAGCCACCTGGCCCAAATCCGCCAGACGGTTCTTACGGGCCAGTTCGCGGTTCTTGGCTTCGAGCTCGGTCGTCAGCCGACGGACCTCGGCGCACAGCATTTCGTGGGTTTGTTCGAGTCGCACGGTGGCGCCATGCCACGCTTCGAGCACAGACTCAAGCTCGTGACGACGTTCCAGCGGCAGGATATAGGGTTCGCCATCGTCCATCGCGAGTTCCTCAGCTTTCCGAGGCCAGGTCGAGTTGATGCAACGTATCGGGAGATTCGGCCAGGTAGGCGCCGAGCACCTGGCGCGAGCCGTGGGCCGCTTCGAGCCGCTGTTGCGCGTCGTCGCGGCGGCGGCGCAGTTCGTCTTCGCTGCTGCGCTCCTGCTGCAGAATCGCGGCCAGAAACGTCTCGCAGTCGGCCACCTCGGCGGCGCACCGCTGGCGCGCCTCGGGACTGCGCCAAACGCGCGCGTCGGGGTCTTGGTCGCGAAACCGGTCCAGCGCCCGTTCAAGGGTCTGCAGTTCGGCCAATAGCCGCTGTTTGCCGCCGAGGACCTTGAGCAGGCCCGCCATCTCGCCCGCGGCGATCATCTCCCGCTGGCGTTCGCCGAGCTGCAGCAAATGCGCCAGGCAGACCCGCTTGCGCGAGATGAGTTCGGCCAGGATGTCGGTTTCGAGATGCATGGGTGTTTACAGCGTGGTGGCCCAGGCCAACAGGTCGGTCCACTCGGTGCGGCTGAAGCTGGTCGATTCCTCGAATTGTGTCGTGGGCTCCATCCGCTCGAGCGCCACCTTGGCCTGCTCGAGCGTGGCCCGGGCCTCGTTGGGCTGACTCATCCGCCGGTAGCAGCGGGCAATCTGCAGATACGCGTCGAGCACTTCGGGTTGGCGCGCATAGCGATTGGTGAAGGTCGTAAAAGTGCGGATCGCTTCTTCCCAACGTTCCAGGGCCATCAGGATCGTGCCGCGGGCGAAGTAACTGTTGCGGAGAAGCAGTTGCTGGGCGGGCGTGAGTTGTCCGTGGTCGAGCAAGTCCAAGAGCAGGTCCTGCAGCGCGGCGTGCCGTACCAGGCTTTCGTCGTACAGCCGCGTCGCCTCGGCCAGGTTTGCCTGGCGCTGCGTCTCGGGAGTTTGCTCGTCGATCGAGTTGCGCAGCTTGACGGCGTGCAGGCGGTACGACTCGGCGGCCAAGAACCTGGCTTCGATGGTTTGCGGGGAATCGGGATAACGCTTCACGGCCTCGTCGAGCTTGACGAAGGCCTCGTCGTAGCGGCCCTCGAAGTGCAGCAGTCGGCCCAATGCGAACAGGGCTTCGCGCCACTCGAA
It contains:
- a CDS encoding flagellar protein FlgN; amino-acid sequence: MHLETDILAELISRKRVCLAHLLQLGERQREMIAAGEMAGLLKVLGGKQRLLAELQTLERALDRFRDQDPDARVWRSPEARQRCAAEVADCETFLAAILQQERSSEDELRRRRDDAQQRLEAAHGSRQVLGAYLAESPDTLHQLDLASES
- a CDS encoding sensor histidine kinase; translation: MDDGEPYILPLERRHELESVLEAWHGATVRLEQTHEMLCAEVRRLTTELEAKNRELARKNRLADLGQVASLVAHEVRNGLMPVTLYLSLLKRRLSDDPGAVTIVEKIAGACTSLDATVNDLLHFAGQREPRRQRCPVRKLVEDVLGGLAAQLRSQGIETTVDVPFAQTAWADPDMLRRVVLNLTLNAIDAMPDGGELVITSFEGRDWFELEVADSGPGMHDDVRRRACEPFFTTKSAGTGLGLAIVNHIADTHGGAIRIDNCPEGGAALTLRLPRAMRQEAAA